From the genome of Eucalyptus grandis isolate ANBG69807.140 chromosome 2, ASM1654582v1, whole genome shotgun sequence, one region includes:
- the LOC104434208 gene encoding bidirectional sugar transporter SWEET10-like: MATCHVPTTAFAFGLLGNVVSFITFFAPLPTFYRIYKRKSTQGFQSIPYVVSLLSAMLMLYYGLVKKDTLLITINGIGCVIESAYVAAYLIYASKNDRMLTLKLFLSMNVLGYGAVLYTTFFLSKGAKRAQIIGWICMTFSLGVFAAPLCIMRKVIKTRSVEFMPITLSIFLTPSAIVWFFYGFLLKDFFIAVPNVLGFALGGVQMVLYTIYRKNAKKVAAEPNLPQQELTEEIIDVVKLSAAVCQEFNPVLAAQLKDVLKDSVGEDEQIVEMPSKTIKA, encoded by the exons ATGGCCACATGCCACGTACCCACAACGGCTTTTGCTTTTGGCCTTTTGG GGAACGTCGTTTCCTTCATAACCTTTTTTGCTCCTCT GCCCACTTTCTATAGAATTTACAAGAGAAAATCGACGCAAGGGTTTCAGTCAATCCCATACGTGGTGTCGCTCTTGAGTGCAATGCTTATGTTGTACTACGGACTAGTTAAGAAGGATACTCTCCTCATCACCATCAATGGAATTGGCTGTGTTATCGAGTCTGCTTATGTGGCTGCTTACCTCATCTATGCCTCGAAGAATGATAGG ATGTTGACCTTGAAGCTTTTCCTGAGCATGAACGTATTGGGGTATGGTGCGGTACTCTACACCACTTTCTTCCTATCAAAAGGAGCAAAGCGCGCACAGATTATTGGATGGATTTGCATGACATTCTCTCTAGGCGTATTTGCCGCTCCGCTTTGCATCATG AGAAAAGTCATAAAAACCAGGAGTGTGGAGTTCATGCCAATAACTCTATCGATCTTCCTCACACCAAGTGCAATTGTGTGGTTCTTCTATGGCTTTCTCCTTAAAGACTTCTTCATTGC TGTGCCAAACGTGTTGGGATTTGCATTGGGAGGGGTTCAGATGGTGCTTTACACAATATACAGGAAGAACGCAAAGAAAGTGGCAGCGGAGCCTAATTTGCCGCAGCAGGAATTAACGGAAGAGATCATTGACGTCGTGAAGCTAAGCGCAGCCGTGTGTCAAGAATTTAACCCGGTGTTAGCTGCACAGTTGAAGGACGTCCTCAAAGATAGTGTCGGCGAAGATGAACAAATTGTCGAGATGCCTTCCAAAACAATCAAGGCATGA